The segment CGACGTGCATACCCGGCTGTCGGGCGTGAGCGATCACTTGGCCGAGGACGATCAGCATGCGCTCGAGATTGCGCGCTCAATTTTCGAAAACCTCGGGCGTCGTTCCGCCAATGACGCATTCGATCAGGCCGCGCCCGAGGATCCTTATTACGATCCCGCCGAGCTGTACGGCATCATCCCGGTCGATACGCGCAAGCCCTACGACGTGCGCGAGGTGATCGCGCGCCTGGTCGATGGCAGCCGGATGCACGAATTCAAAGCGCGCTACGGCGCCACGCTCGTCACCGGCTTCGCACGCCTGTACGGCTATCCGGTCGGCGTGATCGCGAACAACGGCGTGCTGTTCAGCGAATCGGCGCTGAAGGCGACGCACTTCATCGAGTTATGCTGCGCGCGGCGTATCCCGCTGCTGTTTCTGCAAAACATCACCGGCTTCATCGTCGGCCGGCGCTACGAGCAGGGCGGCATCGCGAAGGACGGCGCCAAGATGGTGAACGCGGTGGCCAACGCGCAGGTGCCGAAATTCACGGTGATCATCGGCGCGTCGAATGGCGCGGGGAACTACGGGATGTGCGGGCGCGCGTATTCGCCGCGGCTACTCTTCATGTGGCCGAACGCGCGCATCTCGGTGATGGGCGGCGAGCAGGCGGCGAATGTGCTGCTGACGGTGAAGCTTGAACAGATGAAGCGCGAAGGCGCCACCATGACCGACGCGGAGCAAAAAGATTTCGTGCGCCCGACGCTCGAAAAATATGAGGGCGAGTCGAGCTGCTTTTATTCGAGCGCGCGGCTCTGGGATGACGGCGTGCTCGATCCAATCGAGACGCGGGCGGCGCTGGCGCTCGGAATTGCGGCCTCGCTCAACGCGCCGATTCCGCCGCATCCGGGCTTCGGCGTCTTCCGGATGTGAGGATTCCGGGACTCGCCCGCTGCGACAGATGCGCTTTCATCAGGCGAGGAAATGAATCGCGATGAAGACGTTGCACAGCACAAATGCGATCGGGACGACGAAGCGCGAGTACCATCGGATCTTCAAGCCGAGGTCGCGCCGCCGATTCGAGCGATGCGTAATATGCACCGTCATCAGTTCGACGATCGCAAGGAACACGAACACGTAGCACTCCAGAAAGAACGCGTCGATGTAGGTCAGGTACGGTACGCGCGGCATCGTCGCCGAAATCGCAAACGCGAACGCGATAACCGTGAGGATCGTGGTGACGGCGACTTGCAGTTGATTGTCGAGGTCGCTCGCTTCGATCCAGAACGCCGCCCACGACAGCACGACCATCAGGGTCAGCGGCACGATCACCTTCCATACATAGAAGTTCGAGCGCCGCTCGACGGAGATTTCGAAGCGAACCTCCGAGACTTCCGAGCCGTCGAAGAGCTTCCATCGGGTGATGCGCGGCAGCACGGCTTCGAGCTTCCACTGCGCGAGCGAACTGTAGGTTTCGAGCTCGCTCGAGAGCCAGGTTTTATGATCGTTCAGGCTGAACGTCACGAAGCCCGCCGCGGCGGCGACGAAGGGCTGCATGATGATCGAGAGGGTCTGCGTGTCGAACGGAAATCGCTTCAGTTGAAATTTCGACGACAGCACCGCCTTGCATCGCTCGGAGTAATTGACGGTGCCATCAGGCGACACGAGAATTGCCGTGTCGTAACGATCGCGCGGGCTCGCGGCATTTATCATCTCTACTCGCGGTATCCAGAATTCGCCGACGTTGTAGCGCCGCACCAGATCGTCGGGACCGCCGGGCGTAAAGGCGAGCCGCGGATCCTTCCAGCGCTCGAACAGATAAGCGTCGATGGTGAAGTTCTGGTCGACCTCATCGATCGACGCGATATTGAGGATGTGGAGTCCGACCGCGACGTCCATCTGGCCGTGCGTGATCGGCGGACTGAGTAGCGGCTCGCGCGCAGGCGGCGTTGCCGCTGCCCGGGTGCTGGCCCAGAGCAGAATTACGATGCAGAGCCCGACGACGCCTGCGGCGTATGGAATCCTGCGCGCTCCCACCGGTCAGCTTTCCGGCTCGAGCATTTGTTCGGCGCGCACCAAACGATCGAACTCGTCGGGCTTCAGCAGGCCGAGCGCGACGGTCGCTTCGCGCAGCGTGGTGCCGTCGGCGTGCGCTTTCTTCGCGACCTTGGCCGCGTTGTCGTAGCCGATATGCGGGCTGAGCGCCGTCACCAGCATCAGCGATTTTTCCACGCATTGCCGAATCTGCTCGCGATTCGCCTCGATTCCCTCGACGCAATACTTGCTGAACGACACGCACGAATGCGCGAGCAGCATCGTCGAATGCAGAAAATTGTGGATGATGAGCGGCTTGAAGACGTTTAGCTCGAAATTGCCCTGCGAGCCTGCCACCGCGATCGCCGTGTCGTTGCCGATCACCTGGATACACACCATCGTCATCGCTTCGCTCTGGGTCGGATTAACCTTGCCCGGCATGATCGAGGAGCCGGGCTCGTTCTCGGGCAGGATCAGTTCCGCGAGGCCGCAGCGCGGGCCTGAGCCCATCCAGCGCACGTCGTTGGCGATTTTCATCAGCGATACCGCGAGCGTCTTGAGCGCGCCCGACGCCGCGACCATCGCATCGTGCGCGGCGAGCGCAGCGAACTTGTTCGGCGCCGATGTGAATGGCAGGCCGGTGTATTCCGCGATCTTCGCCGCGACGCGGCCTGCAAATTCGCGATGCGTATTTAATCCAGTGCCGACCGCCGTTCCGCCAATCGCAAGCTCGAACAGGTCCGGCAGCGCCGCCTCGATTCTCTTCAAATCGTAGTCGAGTTGCGCGACGTATCCGGAAAATTCCTGGCCGAGCGCGAGCGGCACCGCGTCCATCAGATGAGTGCGCCCGATCTTGACGATATCGGCAAACTCGATCGCTTTGCGATTCAGCGCGTCGCGCAGTTTGCGCAGCGATGGGATCAGATCGCGCGTGACTTCCTCGGCTGCCGCGATATGCATCGCGGTCGGAAACGTGTCGTTCGACGATTGCGACAGATTGACGTCGTCGTTGGGATGAACCGGCTGCTTGCTGCCGAGCACGCCGCCGGCCAGTTCTATCGCGCGATTCGAGATCACTTCGTTGGCGTTCA is part of the Candidatus Binatus sp. genome and harbors:
- the fumC gene encoding class II fumarate hydratase, translating into MANDSARANGKRTETDSMGAIEVARDRYWGAQTERSLLHFSIGFDRMPRSVVRAFGTLKKAAAEINRDLGKLSPDKARLIVQAADEVIAGKLDDHFPLRIWQTGSGTQTNMNANEVISNRAIELAGGVLGSKQPVHPNDDVNLSQSSNDTFPTAMHIAAAEEVTRDLIPSLRKLRDALNRKAIEFADIVKIGRTHLMDAVPLALGQEFSGYVAQLDYDLKRIEAALPDLFELAIGGTAVGTGLNTHREFAGRVAAKIAEYTGLPFTSAPNKFAALAAHDAMVAASGALKTLAVSLMKIANDVRWMGSGPRCGLAELILPENEPGSSIMPGKVNPTQSEAMTMVCIQVIGNDTAIAVAGSQGNFELNVFKPLIIHNFLHSTMLLAHSCVSFSKYCVEGIEANREQIRQCVEKSLMLVTALSPHIGYDNAAKVAKKAHADGTTLREATVALGLLKPDEFDRLVRAEQMLEPES